From the [Limnothrix rosea] IAM M-220 genome, the window TCTTTGATCTCCGCGCGAATTGCCAAAATATCACTAAGGTCATATTTAAAATCGATAATGCGATTTTTACCAACAAAACCATAACGAAAAATGGTGACTTTACCCGTTTCTTTGTTAAATTCGTTGTAGCCACCGCCGACATTCAGAAAAGCAATAAACCACAGATAGGCAGAAAGTAATGTACCTGCCACACCGTAGAAAGTGAGTGCTGCCCCCTGGGGAATAAACTGTAGTGCGCTTGGATCGCTCACAATCAGAAAATTAGTATGAAAATAGCTCGATAGGCCTGCTAGGAGAAAACCAATACCGCCGATCGCCGACACCGTTGCCCAGAGAAAGTTACTAAAGCGGCGGGAACCAACAATAGATTGACGCAAAATTGCATCTGTGCCAGTCGAAGCCGTTGCCTGTGCTGCCATAGGATTTATATCTAAGATTTTTTTAGAAGAGATTTATTTTAGAACCATTATTTTACTGGATTATCAGAACCAGATTCGATGAGGCTTTCCACCTGCTCAATTAAACCTTTCACTTCCGTTGCTCCTGGGGAGGCTTCAAAAGATATGGGTAGCTTGCCATGGGTAAGCATCCGCCAACCGAGGGGAAAAATTTCACTCACTCCCTGCAACCCCATCACAAGAAAAGCAAAACGTCGTTCATCGATCCAACCGCCATCTTTCACGAGATTAATTAATGTTTTCCGATGACGAACCGTCCGATGCTCTTTGGGATCTTTTTGCTGCAATAATGCGCCTTTGATTTGGGTGATTTGATCCATGGGCGCGACTTCTTGGGGGCAGACGGAGTTGCATTGGTAGCAGCGGGTACAAGCCCACACCCCAAACTCAGGATCATGGTAGTTTTCTAGCCGCTGATCCGTGTTATTATCTCGCGAATCTACCACCATGCGTTGGGCTTTGGCTAGGGCATGGGGCCCAGCAAATTTGGGGTTTACGGCCACTGCATTGCATTCGGAATAGCAGGCACCACATAGGATACAATTGCCAGTCTGGTTAAGTTGTGCCCTTTCTGCTGGTGTCTGGAGAAATTCCCGTTCCGGAATCGCCCGTGAGGCGGTACTGACGTAGGGTTCCACTTTTTCAAGGTTGTCCCAAAACCCCTGCATATCCACGACCAAATCTTTAATGATCGGCATATTTTTGAGGGGGGCGATCGCCAAAACAGGCTCATTATGAGAATCAGGGTCGATGTCTTGCAGACGTTTTATCTCAGAGCCAACATTTTCTTTACAAGCTAGAGCAGAGCGACCATTGATGGTGATGGCGCAACTACCACAAATGGTATTACGACAATTTTTTCGAAAAGCAAGACTCCCATCTTGTTGCCACTTAATCTGATTT encodes:
- a CDS encoding photosystem I assembly protein Ycf4; its protein translation is MAAQATASTGTDAILRQSIVGSRRFSNFLWATVSAIGGIGFLLAGLSSYFHTNFLIVSDPSALQFIPQGAALTFYGVAGTLLSAYLWFIAFLNVGGGYNEFNKETGKVTIFRYGFVGKNRIIDFKYDLSDILAIRAEIKEGLNPRRVLYLRVKNKGDIPLTRVGEPIPLSELENQGAELARFLTIPLEGL
- a CDS encoding succinate dehydrogenase/fumarate reductase iron-sulfur subunit is translated as MDITLQILRQSHRNIPPELKVYRLSVPESTTILDCLNQIKWQQDGSLAFRKNCRNTICGSCAITINGRSALACKENVGSEIKRLQDIDPDSHNEPVLAIAPLKNMPIIKDLVVDMQGFWDNLEKVEPYVSTASRAIPEREFLQTPAERAQLNQTGNCILCGACYSECNAVAVNPKFAGPHALAKAQRMVVDSRDNNTDQRLENYHDPEFGVWACTRCYQCNSVCPQEVAPMDQITQIKGALLQQKDPKEHRTVRHRKTLINLVKDGGWIDERRFAFLVMGLQGVSEIFPLGWRMLTHGKLPISFEASPGATEVKGLIEQVESLIESGSDNPVK